The Lycium barbarum isolate Lr01 chromosome 9, ASM1917538v2, whole genome shotgun sequence genome has a segment encoding these proteins:
- the LOC132608773 gene encoding histone-lysine N-methyltransferase family member SUVH9, with translation MGSLVPFQDLNLQPESTNFTSSTTPNPRIIPKIEPKLEPLDEHTQADLQTTPFFSNPSPNFNNNSSSSSPFTRNNNSTQQQLPEIPPGLTEENNVYSEYNRISELFKEAFAKRMQRFGDIEVVENNEVVQDPDSRAIVPVNNNDNQVSEIVVPRKKYPQRSSELVRVTDLKPEDQRYFRDAVRKTRMLYDSLRILSMAEDDNTQHLGPHRRTRGDLKACQILREHGLWMNRDKRIVGAIPGVLIGDVFFFRMELCVVGLHGQAQAGIDYVPASQSSNREPIATSVIVSGGYEDDQDGGDVIIYTGHGGQDKYSRQCVHQKLECGNLALERSMHYGIEVRVIRGFKYEGSGSASGKVYVYDGLYRIVECWFDIGRSGFGVYKYKLVRIENQEEMGSAILRFAQNLRIRPLVARPTGYVSLDISRKKENVPVFLFNDIDDNHDPIYFDYLVKTVYPPYVYQNVGSGNGCECVDGCGDNCFCALRNGGQFAYDYNGILLRGKPLVFECGPHCRCPPTCRNRVSQKGLRNRFEVFRSRETGWGVRSLDLIQAGSFICEFTGVVLTREQAQIFTMNGDSLVYPNRFPERWAEWGDLSQIYPNYVRPAYPSIPPLDFAMDVSRMRNVACYMSHSSSPNVMVQPVLYDHNHVSFPHLMVFAMENIPPLKEISIDYGVADEWTGKLAICD, from the exons ATGGGTTCTCTTGTTCCGTTTCAAGACCTTAATCTTCAACCTGAATCAACAAATTTCACATCTTCTACAACCCCAAATCCAAGAATTATACCAAAAATTGAACCAAAACTTGAACCACTTGATGAACACACACAAGCTGATCTCCAAACAACACCATTTTTTTCCAACCCTAGTCCTAATTTTAACAACAACTCTAGTTCTAGTTCACCTTTTACCCGTAATAACAACAGCACACAACAACAATTACCTGAAATCCCACCTGGTTTGACTGAAGAAAACAATGTTTATTCCGAGTATAATCGCATTTCTGAACTCTTTAAAGAAGCTTTTGCTAAAAGAATGCAACGTTTCGGAGATATTGAGGTTGTTGAAAATAACGAGGTTGTCCAAGACCCTGATTCACGTGCCATTGTTCCTGTTAATAACAATGATAATCAG GTTTCAGAGATTGTGGTTCCTAGAAAGAAGTATCCACAAAGATCATCTGAGTTGGTTAGAGTGACAGATCTTAAACCTGAAGATCAACGTTATTTTCGAGATGCTGTTAGGAAAACAAGAATGCTGTATGATTCTTTGCGTATTCTATCGATGGCGGAGGATGATAATACTCAGCATTTGGGTCCTCATAGAAGGACTAGAGGTGATTTGAAAGCTTGTCAGATATTGAGAGAACATGGGTTGTGGATGAATCGCGATAAGCGGATTGTTGGGGCGATTCCTGGTGTGCTTATTGGGGATGTGTTCTTTTTTAGAATGGAGCTTTGTGTTGTTGGATTACACGGGCAGGCTCAAGCTGGTATTGATTATGTACCTGCTAGTCAGAGTTCGAATAGGGAGCCGATTGCTACTAGTGTGATTGTTTCGGGTGGATATGAGGATGATCAAGATGGTGGAGATGTGATTATTTATACAGGGCACGGTGGACAGGATAAGTACTCGAGGCAATGTGTGCATCAGAAGCTCGAATGTGGGAATTTGGCGTTGGAGAGAAGTATGCATTACGGAATTGAGGTAAGGGTAATTCGTGGATTTAAATATGAAGGAAGTGGAAGTGCTAGTGGTAAAGTGTATGTGTATGATGGGTTGTATCGAATTGTTGAatgctggtttgatattggaagGTCTGGATTCGGAGTGTATAAATACAAGCTTGTTAGGATAGAGAATCAGGAAGAGATGGGAAGTGCCATTCTTCGTTTTGCACAGAATCTTAGGATTAGACCTTTGGTGGCAAGGCCTACTGGTTATGTTAGTCTCGATATATCAAGGAAAAAAGAAAACGTGCCAGTTTTTCTTTTCAACGATATCGATGATAATCACGATCCGATTTATTTTGATTATCTGGTGAAGACTGTTTATCCTCCATATGTCTATCAGAATGTGGGCAGTGGTAATGGCTGTGAGTGTGTTGATGGGTGTGGAGATAATTGTTTTTGTGCTTTGAGAAATGGTGGCCAATTTGCCTATGACTATAATGGGATATTGTTGAGAGGCAAACCGTTAGTTTTCGAATGTGGACCACATTGTCGATGTCCTCCGACTTGTCGGAATCGAGTGAGTCAGAAAGGTTTGAGGAACAGATTTGAAGTGTTTCGGTCTAGAGAGACTGGTTGGGGAGTTCGGTCACTGGACTTGATCCAAGCTGGGTCGTTTATCTGTGAATTTACTGGGGTTGTACTCACAAGAGAGCAAGCCCAAATTTTTACAATGAATGGTGATAGTTTAGTCTATCCAAATCGCTTTCCTGAGAGATGGGCAGAATGGGGAGATTTGTCTCAAATATATCCTAACTATGTGCGGCCAGCATACCCCTCCATTCCTCCTCTGGATTTTGCGATGGATGTTTCTAGAATGAGGAATGTAGCATGTTACATGAGTCACAGTTCAAGCCCCAATGTTATGGTGCAACCAGTGCTTTATGATCACAACCATGTATCTTTCCCCCACTTGATGGTCTTCGCAATGGAGAATATCCCCCCTCTAAAGGAGATCAGTATTGATTATGGTGTAGCAGATGAATGGACAGGGAAGCTTGCCATCTGTGATTGA